GGCGGGAAGTTACCACTCAATCTGACATGTGGAGGGAAACTCGGTTTTGTGGATTTGTCGAATAACAAATTGATTGGGACTCCTCCCCGTTGCTTGGCAGGCTCTTCCGGCGAGCGAGTTGTTAAGCTCGGTGGGAACTGCTTGTCCGTGAATAGCAGTCATGATCAGCATCAAGAGTTCTTATGTGAAGAGAGAAAACATTTACAAGGAAGAAAACTTGGGACTTTAGTTGCTGTGATGATTAGTGGAGCTGTTCTAGTTCTTGTGCTGTTTGGATTCGGACTAGTCCTGTTATGTGCAAAGCGCTCAtgttgttgttcttgttgttggtCAAGAGGAAAGTCAGTGCCGCAAACTCGGCTTAAGGTTCTGATAGATAATTCACACACCAGTCTCTCCTCTGAAGTTCTTGCTAGTGCAAGTGAGTAACAACATAACACTGACTCAAGACCTTTCCTCTCCCCCTGCCCTGCTAGCAGGAGTTTAATATACTTGTAACAACGTTCTTGCAGGGTTAATCTCTCAAACGGTGAAGCTAGCTGCACAAGGTGTGCCTTCATGCCGCTCATTTTCTTTTGAAGAGTTAAAGGAAGCCACAGACGGTTTCCATTCATCACGTTTCTTAGGTGAAGGCTCCCTTGGAAAGGTAGTGTTTCATCTAACTACCACAAGATTGATTCTTGTAGCCTCACTCAATtgatttactctgtttttttttttaattctttgcAGCTATACAGAGGAACACTGGAAAATGGAAGTTTTATAACTGTAAGATGTCTGGTTTTATCAAGAAAATTCTGTAGCCAGAGTATCAGAGGCCACTTAGATTGGATGTCTAAGCTCAACCATCCTCATCTCCTTAGCTTCTTGGGCCATTGCACTCAAACCAGCAGAGATCATGATCCTGCAGCGACCGTACTCTACCTTGTATACGAGTATATGCCAAACGGGACCTATCGTGCACATCTATCAGGTCAGATTGACATATGTAGTACACTTAAAGTTACATTAGATCAATGTACTTTGAAACTCAATGTTGTTAGAATGTTTGTAGAATCTTGCTCGGAGAAGATCCTAACGTGGCCAGACCGGTTAGCAATTCTGATTGAGATGGCAAAGGCAGTTCATTTTCTTCATACTGGTGTAATGCCTGGCTCCTTCAACAATCAGCTGAAGACTAACAACATCTTGCTTGACGAACACAAGATTGCGAAGCTCAGTGACTATGGAGTCTCTGCCATCATTGAAGAGAATGAAAAGCTTGAGGTTTGCTCCATTTCCTCTTTCTCTGTTTATCTTCATTCTTTATTCTCTTCTTTGATACAAAGTCaggactctgtttttttttctgcttgTACATTTTGCAGACAAAGTTAGAACCCCACAACAAGTCAAAGTATGTGTTCTTTATCCCCTTTTGTAGCGTAAACTCCTTGGCCTTTTAAACTAAGGAATATAATGCAGGAAAATGGCTAAAAGAGAAGATGATGTGTACAACTTTGGATTCATACTTCTGGAATCTCTCATAGGACCATTGCCCACTGCAAAGGGAGAAGCCTTTCTTCTAAACGAAATGgtaacaaagagaaaacaaaacttcaatttctttttatttggttGAAACGTAGTTAGTTGATAGCTGTTGCCCCTATGCTACGTTTGTTGCAGACGTCATTTGAGAGCCAAGACGGTCGACAGAAAACAGTGAGTCCAACGGTGCTAACAACTAGCTCTCAAGAGTCCTTAGCGATTGCGGTATCAATCGCTAATAAATGCGTTTTGCTTGAACCTTCCGCAAGGCCTTCTTTTGAAGATGTTCTATGGAACTTACAATATGCAGCTCAAATGCAGTCTGCTGCAGACGCTGAACGCAAATCTGACACGTCCCCATGAATCCGGAGTGctaatatttgattaaaaaatctattttcggtctttaaaaaatgtaaagttTTATAAGTTTGTTCTTAATATACAAGGTAGCATCTTAAGGTTTCTAATATATGGATTAGCTTGTAACTTT
The sequence above is drawn from the Raphanus sativus cultivar WK10039 chromosome 7, ASM80110v3, whole genome shotgun sequence genome and encodes:
- the LOC108817103 gene encoding probable inactive leucine-rich repeat receptor-like protein kinase At3g03770 isoform X2 codes for the protein MVHSKGSPLLFLSWLLFLQSTHQLQNSQTQDLYQLRKHLEFPKALESWGSYYGDLCLISSTPHMSISCEGNSITELKVMGDKLSKPFGMFDGFSLPNHTLSGAFLIDSFATTLTRLTSLRVLSLVSLGIFGELPGKIHRLYSLESLDLSSNYLFGSVPPDISRLVKLQSLMLDGNYFNGSVPDTLDSLTNLTVLSLKNNRFNGPFPVSVCRIGRLTNLALSHNEISGKLPDLLSKLEHLHMLDLRENHLDSELPVLPKRLVTVLLSKNSFSGEIPGHFGGLSQLQHLDLSFNHLTGTPPRFLFSLPSISYLDLASNKLGGKLPLNLTCGGKLGFVDLSNNKLIGTPPRCLAGSSGERVVKLGGNCLSVNSSHDQHQEFLCEERKHLQGRKLGTLVAVMISGAVLVLVLFGFGLVLLCAKRSCCCSCCWSRGKSVPQTRLKVLIDNSHTSLSSEVLASARLISQTVKLAAQGVPSCRSFSFEELKEATDGFHSSRFLGEGSLGKLYRGTLENGSFITVRCLVLSRKFCSQSIRGHLDWMSKLNHPHLLSFLGHCTQTSRDHDPAATVLYLVYEYMPNGTYRAHLSESCSEKILTWPDRLAILIEMAKAVHFLHTGVMPGSFNNQLKTNNILLDEHKIAKLSDYGVSAIIEENEKLETKLEPHNKSKKMAKREDDVYNFGFILLESLIGPLPTAKGEAFLLNEMTSFESQDGRQKTVSPTVLTTSSQESLAIAVSIANKCVLLEPSARPSFEDVLWNLQYAAQMQSAADAERKSDTSP
- the LOC108817103 gene encoding probable inactive leucine-rich repeat receptor-like protein kinase At3g03770 isoform X1, which translates into the protein MVHSKGSPLLFLSWLLFLQSTHQLQNSQTQDLYQLRKHLEFPKALESWGSYYGDLCLISSTPHMSISCEGNSITELKVMGDKLSKPFGMFDGFSLPNHTLSGAFLIDSFATTLTRLTSLRVLSLVSLGIFGELPGKIHRLYSLESLDLSSNYLFGSVPPDISRLVKLQSLMLDGNYFNGSVPDTLDSLTNLTVLSLKNNRFNGPFPVSVCRIGRLTNLALSHNEISGKLPDLLSKLEHLHMLDLRENHLDSELPVLPKRLVTVLLSKNSFSGEIPGHFGGLSQLQHLDLSFNHLTGTPPRFLFSLPSISYLDLASNKLGGKLPLNLTCGGKLGFVDLSNNKLIGTPPRCLAGSSGERVVKLGGNCLSVNSSHDQHQEFLCEERKHLQGRKLGTLVAVMISGAVLVLVLFGFGLVLLCAKRSCCCSCCWSRGKSVPQTRLKVLIDNSHTSLSSEVLASARLISQTVKLAAQGVPSCRSFSFEELKEATDGFHSSRFLGEGSLGKLYRGTLENGSFITVRCLVLSRKFCSQSIRGHLDWMSKLNHPHLLSFLGHCTQTSRDHDPAATVLYLVYEYMPNGTYRAHLSGQIDICSTLKVTLDQCTLKLNVVRMFVESCSEKILTWPDRLAILIEMAKAVHFLHTGVMPGSFNNQLKTNNILLDEHKIAKLSDYGVSAIIEENEKLETKLEPHNKSKKMAKREDDVYNFGFILLESLIGPLPTAKGEAFLLNEMTSFESQDGRQKTVSPTVLTTSSQESLAIAVSIANKCVLLEPSARPSFEDVLWNLQYAAQMQSAADAERKSDTSP